The following coding sequences lie in one Rutidosis leptorrhynchoides isolate AG116_Rl617_1_P2 chromosome 6, CSIRO_AGI_Rlap_v1, whole genome shotgun sequence genomic window:
- the LOC139851975 gene encoding uncharacterized protein, translating into MMLRSVIRDPKFALNVALSGQGLSARRLSGLMHDGSSLYSGERLTDSFTKLLFLVFLMLISCDHCALMRVYDRIHHYKILLLLTNQRQNQLSKTKERGKIAYHRCFT; encoded by the exons aTGAtgttacgttctgttattcgtgatccgaagttTGCGCTGAAtgtggcgctctccggccagggcttaagcgctaggcggctttcagggcttatgcatgacggaagcagtctgtacagcggagaacgcttgacgGATAGTTTCACAAAACTATTATTCTTAGTGTTtctgatgctaatttcatgcgatCATTGTGcccttatgcgtgtatacgataggatacaccattacaag ATATTGTTGTTATTAACAAATCAAAGACAAAACCAACTAAGCAAAACGAAAGAAAGAGGAAAAATCGCTTATCACAG GTGTTTCACATAA
- the LOC139851974 gene encoding uncharacterized protein isoform X3, protein MATTHDVATIHSRVNDKYLALLLRYFPRLAGFDPIIPATNARACSPPLGKVAVYGHSFFNFCLRLPFTPFFLEVCKFYGVAVGQFEPAAIRKILIFEMYCHASNIVPSIRIFCSLVRIASYEKGWFTFNKVNGFLRPALDHPSYDWHASFIFINEDSIDNKYSSVRVWRQYIHPVSVTFPRLNNKENALLKKLKSEKINHVKYGEHMLSLTFVSQDWDITQGYACVLAGRKKITPLTAMRSSSYSQLNFTTQKIVDDTPIPEKDGAREEEEEEEEEVDIGMNRIASRERRASATASHQGTTLVTLPPSAKRRRTGQNALPSAQQEADTSSSQKQIMLPNLYTNILSSFLKGPPLSYEDFMNFLNAMVCPSLAQFFSSLSDADAKKVKAQSIILNIASGLNDLQRLSELQSNEITTNKELSAEKEKITKLEQVATSLKRNYDTMKRHYENCNTQRAEYSKQVKELSFRENQHLSRIEELVKENNALKE, encoded by the exons ATGGCGACAACACATGACGTTGCAACTATTCATAGCAGAGTGAACGACAAATATTTGGCTCTGCTGTTGCGATACTTTCCTAGATTAGCTGGTTTTGATCCAATAATTCCTGCAACTAATGCTAGGGCCTGCTCACCCCCTCTGGGCAAGGTTGCTGTCTATGGTCATTCGTTCTTCAATTTTTGTTTGCGATTGCCGTTTACGCCATTCTTCTTAGAAGTCTGTAAGTTTTATGGagttgctgttggtcaattcgaaccagcagcTATTCGAAAAATCCTCATTTTTGAGATGTATTGCCATGCGAGTAATATAGTGCCATCTATTCGGATATTTTGCTCTTTGGTACGTATAGCCTCTTACGAAAAAGGTTGGTTTACTTTCAACAAAGTTAATGGATTTCTAagacctgcacttgatcatccttCCTATGATTGGCATGCTTCTTTTATCTTTATAAATGAAGATTCAATTGATAACAAGTACTCATCTGTTCGAGTTTGGCGTCAATACATTCATCCCGTATCAGTTACATTTCCACGGTTAAATAACAAAGAGAATGCTTTGCTTAAAAAACTGAAATCTGAAAAAATCAACCATGTCAAGTATGGAGAACATATGTTATCATTGACATTCGTAAGCCAGGATTGGGATATTACACAAGGTTATGCCTGCGTTCTTGCTGGGAGAAAGA aaattactccgcttaccgccatgcgatCATCGTCTTATTCGCAACTTAATTTTACCACACAAAAAATTGTTGACGACACTCCCATTCCTGAAAAGGATGGTGCaagggaggaggaagaagaagaggaagaagaagtggacataggtatgaatcgaatTGCTTCTAGAGAACGTCGTGCCTCGG ctactGCATCACACCAAGGCACTACACTAGTGACTCTTCCGCCTTCTGCCAAGAGAAGAAGAACTGGTCAAAACGCTCTGCCATCCGCTCAACAAGAAGCCGACACTAGTTCTTCTCAAAAACAAATTATGCTTCCCAACCTTTATACAAATATACTTTCCTCCTTCCTAAAGGGACCACCACTTTCTTACGAGGATTTCATGAATTTTTTGAACGCCATGGTAtgtccttcactagcccaatttttcagcagcctatctgatgcagatgctaagaaggttaaggcacaaagtatcattcttaacattgcttctgggttaaatgaccttcaacgcctatctgagtTACAAAGCAATGAAATTACCACAAATAAGGAACTATCAGCTGAAAAAGAGAAAATAACCAAGCTGGAACAAGTAGCTACATCTTTAAAGAGGAATTATGATACGATGAAGAGGCATTATGAGAACTGTAACACGCAGAGGGCAGAATATAGTAAACAAGTGAAAGAACTATCTTTCAGAGAAAATCAACACTTAAGCAGGATTGAAGAATTAGTAAAGGAGAATAATGCTTTGAAAGAATAA
- the LOC139851974 gene encoding uncharacterized protein isoform X2, producing the protein MATTHDVATIHSRVNDKYLALLLRYFPRLAGFDPIIPATNARACSPPLGKVAVYGHSFFNFCLRLPFTPFFLEVCKFYGVAVGQFEPAAIRKILIFEMYCHASNIVPSIRIFCSLVRIASYEKGWFTFNKVNGFLRPALDHPSYDWHASFIFINEDSIDNKYSSVRVWRQYIHPVSVTFPRLNNKENALLKKLKSEKINHVKYGEHMLSLTFVSQDWDITQGYACVLAGRKKITPLTAMRSSSYSQLNFTTQKIVDDTPIPEKDGAREEEEEEEEEVDIGMNRIASRERRASGNENDSTELSTASHQGTTLVTLPPSAKRRRTGQNALPSAQQEADTSSSQKQIMLPNLYTNILSSFLKGPPLSYEDFMNFLNAMVCPSLAQFFSSLSDADAKKVKAQSIILNIASGLNDLQRLSELQSNEITTNKELSAEKEKITKLEQVATSLKRNYDTMKRHYENCNTQRAEYSKQVKELSFRENQHLSRIEELVKENNALKE; encoded by the exons ATGGCGACAACACATGACGTTGCAACTATTCATAGCAGAGTGAACGACAAATATTTGGCTCTGCTGTTGCGATACTTTCCTAGATTAGCTGGTTTTGATCCAATAATTCCTGCAACTAATGCTAGGGCCTGCTCACCCCCTCTGGGCAAGGTTGCTGTCTATGGTCATTCGTTCTTCAATTTTTGTTTGCGATTGCCGTTTACGCCATTCTTCTTAGAAGTCTGTAAGTTTTATGGagttgctgttggtcaattcgaaccagcagcTATTCGAAAAATCCTCATTTTTGAGATGTATTGCCATGCGAGTAATATAGTGCCATCTATTCGGATATTTTGCTCTTTGGTACGTATAGCCTCTTACGAAAAAGGTTGGTTTACTTTCAACAAAGTTAATGGATTTCTAagacctgcacttgatcatccttCCTATGATTGGCATGCTTCTTTTATCTTTATAAATGAAGATTCAATTGATAACAAGTACTCATCTGTTCGAGTTTGGCGTCAATACATTCATCCCGTATCAGTTACATTTCCACGGTTAAATAACAAAGAGAATGCTTTGCTTAAAAAACTGAAATCTGAAAAAATCAACCATGTCAAGTATGGAGAACATATGTTATCATTGACATTCGTAAGCCAGGATTGGGATATTACACAAGGTTATGCCTGCGTTCTTGCTGGGAGAAAGA aaattactccgcttaccgccatgcgatCATCGTCTTATTCGCAACTTAATTTTACCACACAAAAAATTGTTGACGACACTCCCATTCCTGAAAAGGATGGTGCaagggaggaggaagaagaagaggaagaagaagtggacataggtatgaatcgaatTGCTTCTAGAGAACGTCGTGCCTCGGGTAATGAGAATGATAGCACTGAATTAT ctactGCATCACACCAAGGCACTACACTAGTGACTCTTCCGCCTTCTGCCAAGAGAAGAAGAACTGGTCAAAACGCTCTGCCATCCGCTCAACAAGAAGCCGACACTAGTTCTTCTCAAAAACAAATTATGCTTCCCAACCTTTATACAAATATACTTTCCTCCTTCCTAAAGGGACCACCACTTTCTTACGAGGATTTCATGAATTTTTTGAACGCCATGGTAtgtccttcactagcccaatttttcagcagcctatctgatgcagatgctaagaaggttaaggcacaaagtatcattcttaacattgcttctgggttaaatgaccttcaacgcctatctgagtTACAAAGCAATGAAATTACCACAAATAAGGAACTATCAGCTGAAAAAGAGAAAATAACCAAGCTGGAACAAGTAGCTACATCTTTAAAGAGGAATTATGATACGATGAAGAGGCATTATGAGAACTGTAACACGCAGAGGGCAGAATATAGTAAACAAGTGAAAGAACTATCTTTCAGAGAAAATCAACACTTAAGCAGGATTGAAGAATTAGTAAAGGAGAATAATGCTTTGAAAGAATAA
- the LOC139851974 gene encoding uncharacterized protein isoform X4: protein MATTHDVATIHSRVNDKYLALLLRYFPRLAGFDPIIPATNARACSPPLGKVAVYGHSFFNFCLRLPFTPFFLEVCKFYGVAVGQFEPAAIRKILIFEMYCHASNIVPSIRIFCSLVRIASYEKGWFTFNKVNGFLRPALDHPSYDWHASFIFINEDSIDNKYSSVRVWRQYIHPVSVTFPRLNNKENALLKKLKSEKINHVKYGEHMLSLTFVSQDWDITQGYACVLAGRKKITPLTAMRSSSYSQLNFTTQKIVDDTPIPEKDGAREEEEEEEEEVDIATASHQGTTLVTLPPSAKRRRTGQNALPSAQQEADTSSSQKQIMLPNLYTNILSSFLKGPPLSYEDFMNFLNAMVCPSLAQFFSSLSDADAKKVKAQSIILNIASGLNDLQRLSELQSNEITTNKELSAEKEKITKLEQVATSLKRNYDTMKRHYENCNTQRAEYSKQVKELSFRENQHLSRIEELVKENNALKE from the exons ATGGCGACAACACATGACGTTGCAACTATTCATAGCAGAGTGAACGACAAATATTTGGCTCTGCTGTTGCGATACTTTCCTAGATTAGCTGGTTTTGATCCAATAATTCCTGCAACTAATGCTAGGGCCTGCTCACCCCCTCTGGGCAAGGTTGCTGTCTATGGTCATTCGTTCTTCAATTTTTGTTTGCGATTGCCGTTTACGCCATTCTTCTTAGAAGTCTGTAAGTTTTATGGagttgctgttggtcaattcgaaccagcagcTATTCGAAAAATCCTCATTTTTGAGATGTATTGCCATGCGAGTAATATAGTGCCATCTATTCGGATATTTTGCTCTTTGGTACGTATAGCCTCTTACGAAAAAGGTTGGTTTACTTTCAACAAAGTTAATGGATTTCTAagacctgcacttgatcatccttCCTATGATTGGCATGCTTCTTTTATCTTTATAAATGAAGATTCAATTGATAACAAGTACTCATCTGTTCGAGTTTGGCGTCAATACATTCATCCCGTATCAGTTACATTTCCACGGTTAAATAACAAAGAGAATGCTTTGCTTAAAAAACTGAAATCTGAAAAAATCAACCATGTCAAGTATGGAGAACATATGTTATCATTGACATTCGTAAGCCAGGATTGGGATATTACACAAGGTTATGCCTGCGTTCTTGCTGGGAGAAAGA aaattactccgcttaccgccatgcgatCATCGTCTTATTCGCAACTTAATTTTACCACACAAAAAATTGTTGACGACACTCCCATTCCTGAAAAGGATGGTGCaagggaggaggaagaagaagaggaagaagaagtggacatag ctactGCATCACACCAAGGCACTACACTAGTGACTCTTCCGCCTTCTGCCAAGAGAAGAAGAACTGGTCAAAACGCTCTGCCATCCGCTCAACAAGAAGCCGACACTAGTTCTTCTCAAAAACAAATTATGCTTCCCAACCTTTATACAAATATACTTTCCTCCTTCCTAAAGGGACCACCACTTTCTTACGAGGATTTCATGAATTTTTTGAACGCCATGGTAtgtccttcactagcccaatttttcagcagcctatctgatgcagatgctaagaaggttaaggcacaaagtatcattcttaacattgcttctgggttaaatgaccttcaacgcctatctgagtTACAAAGCAATGAAATTACCACAAATAAGGAACTATCAGCTGAAAAAGAGAAAATAACCAAGCTGGAACAAGTAGCTACATCTTTAAAGAGGAATTATGATACGATGAAGAGGCATTATGAGAACTGTAACACGCAGAGGGCAGAATATAGTAAACAAGTGAAAGAACTATCTTTCAGAGAAAATCAACACTTAAGCAGGATTGAAGAATTAGTAAAGGAGAATAATGCTTTGAAAGAATAA
- the LOC139851974 gene encoding uncharacterized protein isoform X1: MATTHDVATIHSRVNDKYLALLLRYFPRLAGFDPIIPATNARACSPPLGKVAVYGHSFFNFCLRLPFTPFFLEVCKFYGVAVGQFEPAAIRKILIFEMYCHASNIVPSIRIFCSLVRIASYEKGWFTFNKVNGFLRPALDHPSYDWHASFIFINEDSIDNKYSSVRVWRQYIHPVSVTFPRLNNKENALLKKLKSEKINHVKYGEHMLSLTFVSQDWDITQGYACVLAGRKKITPLTAMRSSSYSQLNFTTQKIVDDTPIPEKDGAREEEEEEEEEVDIGMNRIASRERRASGNENDSTELCKILDQNLNLFSFRPSTGGFYNPNPSLYIMPPLRSCERYWNSFISNNFPLSPTATASHQGTTLVTLPPSAKRRRTGQNALPSAQQEADTSSSQKQIMLPNLYTNILSSFLKGPPLSYEDFMNFLNAMVCPSLAQFFSSLSDADAKKVKAQSIILNIASGLNDLQRLSELQSNEITTNKELSAEKEKITKLEQVATSLKRNYDTMKRHYENCNTQRAEYSKQVKELSFRENQHLSRIEELVKENNALKE, translated from the exons ATGGCGACAACACATGACGTTGCAACTATTCATAGCAGAGTGAACGACAAATATTTGGCTCTGCTGTTGCGATACTTTCCTAGATTAGCTGGTTTTGATCCAATAATTCCTGCAACTAATGCTAGGGCCTGCTCACCCCCTCTGGGCAAGGTTGCTGTCTATGGTCATTCGTTCTTCAATTTTTGTTTGCGATTGCCGTTTACGCCATTCTTCTTAGAAGTCTGTAAGTTTTATGGagttgctgttggtcaattcgaaccagcagcTATTCGAAAAATCCTCATTTTTGAGATGTATTGCCATGCGAGTAATATAGTGCCATCTATTCGGATATTTTGCTCTTTGGTACGTATAGCCTCTTACGAAAAAGGTTGGTTTACTTTCAACAAAGTTAATGGATTTCTAagacctgcacttgatcatccttCCTATGATTGGCATGCTTCTTTTATCTTTATAAATGAAGATTCAATTGATAACAAGTACTCATCTGTTCGAGTTTGGCGTCAATACATTCATCCCGTATCAGTTACATTTCCACGGTTAAATAACAAAGAGAATGCTTTGCTTAAAAAACTGAAATCTGAAAAAATCAACCATGTCAAGTATGGAGAACATATGTTATCATTGACATTCGTAAGCCAGGATTGGGATATTACACAAGGTTATGCCTGCGTTCTTGCTGGGAGAAAGA aaattactccgcttaccgccatgcgatCATCGTCTTATTCGCAACTTAATTTTACCACACAAAAAATTGTTGACGACACTCCCATTCCTGAAAAGGATGGTGCaagggaggaggaagaagaagaggaagaagaagtggacataggtatgaatcgaatTGCTTCTAGAGAACGTCGTGCCTCGGGTAATGAGAATGATAGCACTGAATTATGTAAAATACTAGACCAAAACCTGAATTTGTTTTCTTTTaggcccagtactggtggattttacaATCCAAACCCCTCTTTATACATTATGCCACCTTTGAGATCTTGTGAAAggtattggaactcttttataagtaacaatttccctttatctccaacagctactGCATCACACCAAGGCACTACACTAGTGACTCTTCCGCCTTCTGCCAAGAGAAGAAGAACTGGTCAAAACGCTCTGCCATCCGCTCAACAAGAAGCCGACACTAGTTCTTCTCAAAAACAAATTATGCTTCCCAACCTTTATACAAATATACTTTCCTCCTTCCTAAAGGGACCACCACTTTCTTACGAGGATTTCATGAATTTTTTGAACGCCATGGTAtgtccttcactagcccaatttttcagcagcctatctgatgcagatgctaagaaggttaaggcacaaagtatcattcttaacattgcttctgggttaaatgaccttcaacgcctatctgagtTACAAAGCAATGAAATTACCACAAATAAGGAACTATCAGCTGAAAAAGAGAAAATAACCAAGCTGGAACAAGTAGCTACATCTTTAAAGAGGAATTATGATACGATGAAGAGGCATTATGAGAACTGTAACACGCAGAGGGCAGAATATAGTAAACAAGTGAAAGAACTATCTTTCAGAGAAAATCAACACTTAAGCAGGATTGAAGAATTAGTAAAGGAGAATAATGCTTTGAAAGAATAA